In Methanosarcina siciliae T4/M, one genomic interval encodes:
- a CDS encoding DUF262 domain-containing protein, with translation MSYQKTTIKKVIEDIDQNKIYLPALQRKFVWNKRQIELLFDSLMRNYPFGTFLFWRLHRKKAENYVFYEFLKEYDERNPYNRRKTGAFLHEEIVGVLDGQQRLSSMYIGLMGTHAEKARYKRVSNPNAYEKMCLYLNLLSLPYEIDEEDNIKINEEQNFEFRFLTEEGARSSVTRKVTGENGTFSEEIPMFWMKVGKVLSWRNEPEFDRIVDDFQKQCRTEAQKEAILQNKRFIKRALDTLHRRMHRDELINYFEVARDDLEDILKIFVRVNSGGTVLSKTDLLFSTIVATWDNGREQIEKLLKKINEKGDGFSFGNEYLMRCCLVLSDGPVVYKVNSFKSENVEKIRNEWPQIAAAIEKTVDLLAEFGFNGSVLSSQNATIIIAYFLYKGGSINKESKEGIQKYLIHALLNGIYGSQQDQLITELRKAFREEVKNDTNGIAYRGRYRDFSFEDVLEIKLPQQKSLAVTEDDIERFLHYKKGLGAFLVLSLLYPQLRYNEVIFHQDHIHPATGFNEEKYREMKIPQDQWQDWYDLRDCVPNLQLMSGRQNSTKNATPFKEWFMQMDESDRTAFSKNNYLPDDVDLDFENFIVFFKQRKEKLRLELRKVLKVQALTAGQLAVLTDWDGHNDEIDEQEYATSGGFSE, from the coding sequence ATGAGTTACCAGAAAACTACTATCAAAAAGGTAATTGAAGACATTGATCAAAACAAAATTTACCTGCCAGCTCTCCAAAGAAAATTCGTCTGGAATAAGCGGCAAATCGAACTTTTGTTCGATTCCCTTATGCGTAACTACCCTTTCGGAACGTTCCTATTCTGGCGATTACATCGGAAAAAGGCAGAAAACTATGTCTTTTATGAATTCCTCAAAGAATATGATGAGAGAAATCCCTATAATCGCCGTAAAACCGGAGCATTCTTGCACGAAGAAATTGTCGGTGTTCTGGATGGTCAGCAGCGCCTGAGTTCCATGTATATTGGACTCATGGGGACTCATGCCGAAAAAGCGCGATATAAACGCGTTTCGAATCCGAATGCTTATGAAAAGATGTGTCTCTATCTCAATTTGCTTTCTCTTCCCTATGAAATCGATGAAGAAGACAATATAAAAATTAATGAAGAACAGAACTTTGAGTTTCGCTTTTTAACAGAGGAAGGAGCCAGATCCAGTGTAACTCGTAAAGTTACAGGTGAAAATGGAACTTTCAGTGAAGAAATACCCATGTTCTGGATGAAAGTAGGGAAGGTCCTCTCATGGAGAAATGAACCAGAGTTTGACAGGATTGTTGATGATTTTCAAAAGCAATGTCGGACAGAAGCCCAAAAGGAAGCGATTTTGCAGAATAAGCGCTTCATCAAGCGAGCACTGGATACACTACATAGACGAATGCATCGGGATGAACTGATCAACTATTTTGAGGTAGCCAGAGACGACCTTGAAGATATTTTGAAAATATTTGTCCGAGTGAACAGCGGAGGCACAGTACTTAGTAAGACGGATCTACTCTTCTCGACCATTGTAGCAACATGGGATAATGGACGTGAGCAGATCGAGAAACTGCTCAAGAAAATCAACGAAAAGGGAGACGGTTTTAGCTTCGGGAATGAGTATTTAATGCGTTGTTGTCTGGTTTTAAGTGATGGTCCAGTGGTTTACAAAGTCAACTCGTTCAAGTCCGAAAATGTAGAGAAGATTAGAAATGAATGGCCACAGATTGCCGCAGCCATCGAAAAGACTGTGGATCTACTCGCGGAATTCGGTTTTAATGGCAGCGTCCTCTCATCACAAAACGCGACAATAATCATCGCTTACTTCTTGTATAAAGGTGGTAGCATCAACAAAGAGTCAAAGGAAGGAATACAAAAATATCTGATTCATGCGCTGCTAAATGGTATTTATGGCAGTCAACAGGACCAATTGATCACTGAACTGCGCAAGGCTTTCCGCGAAGAAGTTAAAAATGATACAAATGGAATTGCTTATCGTGGGCGCTATAGAGACTTTTCCTTCGAAGATGTTTTAGAGATAAAACTGCCTCAACAAAAATCTCTCGCAGTGACCGAGGACGATATAGAGAGATTTTTACATTACAAAAAGGGTCTTGGAGCTTTTTTAGTACTATCCCTGCTTTATCCACAATTGCGCTACAACGAAGTCATATTCCATCAGGATCATATTCATCCTGCAACTGGTTTCAATGAGGAGAAGTACCGGGAGATGAAAATCCCGCAGGATCAGTGGCAGGACTGGTATGACCTCCGTGATTGTGTTCCTAATCTTCAACTGATGAGTGGTCGGCAGAACAGCACTAAAAATGCAACGCCTTTTAAAGAATGGTTCATGCAAATGGATGAATCTGATCGGACAGCATTTTCTAAAAACAACTATTTGCCCGATGATGTCGATTTAGATTTCGAGAACTTCATTGTATTTTTTAAGCAACGCAAAGAGAAACTGAGACTTGAATTGAGGAAGGTTTTGAAGGTTCAGGCTTTGACAGCTGGTCAGCTTGCGGTCCTAACTGACTGGGATGGACATAACGATGAAATTGATGAGCAGGAATACGCGACTTCGGGGGGGTTCAGTGAATGA
- a CDS encoding YoaK family protein: protein MKMQLSKNERETISYNLTSESVKLGILLAIVGGFLDTYTFIGRGGVFANAQTGNVVLVGIEAAAGEWEQAMFHAVPILAFIVGVVVAEMIKKPSIRLFIPDAERAVLILEIAVLFVIGFIPYTSPDIIVTVAVSFVSSVQISSFRKLVGSPYSTTMITGNLRSATQEAYIAFTKRDWKSALRAVRYSIIIAAFLAGAISGGVLTSLIGTKAVWVAVIILIGSVILFSIDERKNKYTGTVV, encoded by the coding sequence ATGAAAATGCAACTGTCAAAAAACGAACGAGAAACAATTTCATATAATCTTACCTCCGAATCTGTGAAACTTGGCATACTTCTTGCAATTGTAGGAGGATTTCTGGACACTTATACATTCATAGGGCGAGGCGGTGTTTTTGCCAATGCACAGACCGGGAATGTTGTCCTCGTTGGTATAGAGGCTGCAGCAGGAGAGTGGGAACAGGCAATGTTTCACGCAGTCCCCATTTTGGCGTTTATAGTCGGAGTAGTAGTCGCCGAGATGATAAAAAAACCTTCAATACGCCTGTTCATTCCGGATGCCGAGAGGGCAGTCTTAATCCTTGAAATTGCGGTCCTTTTTGTCATAGGCTTTATACCCTACACAAGCCCGGATATTATTGTAACTGTTGCAGTTTCGTTTGTCTCTTCGGTCCAAATCTCTTCATTTCGCAAATTGGTAGGTTCCCCATATAGCACAACAATGATCACTGGGAATTTACGCTCAGCAACGCAGGAAGCTTATATTGCTTTTACAAAAAGAGACTGGAAATCAGCTCTGCGAGCAGTCCGATACTCTATAATCATCGCTGCCTTTTTAGCAGGAGCTATTTCGGGAGGGGTATTAACATCACTTATTGGGACTAAAGCAGTATGGGTGGCTGTAATTATATTAATCGGATCCGTAATTTTGTTCAGTATAGACGAACGTAAGAATAAATATACCGGTACTGTGGTATAA
- a CDS encoding M48 family metallopeptidase produces MTTQIELGDITVDVVLKDIKNIHLSVYPPNGRVKISAPLRMDMDTIRVFAISRLGWIKQQRKKFREQARETPREYLDLESHYVWGKRYLLKVIEVCEAPSVELKHNKMILRVRPGTADEKKQAVVDAWYREQLKKAIPPLIAKWEPLMDVKVERFFVQRMKTKWGSCNHKARNIRLNTELAKKPPECLEYIIIHEMTHLLEPTHNSRFIALMDRFMSKWQFYRDRLNQLPVSHENWIY; encoded by the coding sequence ATGACCACGCAGATAGAACTCGGGGATATCACTGTAGACGTGGTGCTCAAAGATATCAAAAACATTCACCTGAGTGTGTATCCGCCCAACGGCAGAGTCAAAATATCTGCTCCCCTGAGAATGGATATGGATACTATTCGTGTTTTTGCGATTTCCAGGCTGGGCTGGATCAAGCAGCAGCGGAAAAAGTTCCGGGAACAGGCACGTGAAACTCCGCGTGAGTACCTTGACCTTGAAAGCCATTACGTGTGGGGAAAGCGCTATTTGCTCAAGGTGATCGAAGTCTGTGAAGCACCGTCGGTCGAATTAAAACACAATAAGATGATCCTGCGGGTGCGTCCCGGAACAGCCGATGAAAAGAAGCAGGCTGTTGTTGATGCCTGGTATCGAGAGCAGCTCAAGAAAGCTATACCCCCGTTAATTGCCAAATGGGAACCACTTATGGACGTGAAGGTGGAACGGTTCTTTGTGCAACGGATGAAAACAAAATGGGGAAGCTGTAATCACAAAGCCCGTAACATCAGGCTCAACACCGAACTTGCCAAGAAGCCGCCGGAATGTCTCGAATACATCATAATACACGAAATGACACATCTGCTGGAACCGACACATAATTCTCGCTTCATTGCGTTAATGGACCGGTTCATGTCAAAATGGCAATTCTACAGGGATAGATTGAATCAGTTACCGGTCAGCCATGAGAACTGGATTTATTGA
- a CDS encoding Vms1/Ankzf1 family peptidyl-tRNA hydrolase, whose translation MTDKKAAKREVAADGKKGFGTIIGKISGKERLELEVERLNSRIAELEHALQGTKNQLEKKEALARQAVADRQEAESRLNQELVRIHTLSHELETLREESGGKLEFRGIETLSSAAIKAYLSKLNSFHSPANDLLTVYLPYGTRLSAVLPEKTLSFLGEETRSLLDRLDPETGLVFFYDLHRMISEAIVPPVPVSFPAWHLKGSFETVPLEEILNIDFRMLVLVLHAGESFIGFAPDARAFDKEEFIKSSVKEKHSKGGFSQRRFERLREEDIAHHMDKFFETLDNILEENSPINCVILNGDAQLIKEAQRRLPLNLEIIEKPADIKVEKTGGEEILRTVLSSRRYLL comes from the coding sequence ATGACTGATAAGAAAGCTGCAAAAAGAGAAGTTGCCGCAGATGGGAAAAAAGGTTTTGGCACCATTATAGGAAAAATCTCCGGAAAAGAGCGGCTGGAACTTGAGGTTGAAAGGCTTAACTCCAGAATAGCCGAACTCGAACATGCCCTCCAGGGTACTAAAAACCAGCTCGAAAAGAAAGAAGCCCTTGCAAGACAGGCAGTTGCGGACAGGCAGGAAGCCGAATCGCGCCTGAACCAGGAACTTGTCCGGATCCATACCCTTTCCCACGAACTTGAGACCCTGAGGGAGGAGTCCGGGGGTAAGCTGGAGTTCCGCGGAATTGAAACCCTGAGCTCTGCCGCAATCAAAGCTTATCTGTCAAAACTAAACTCTTTTCACTCCCCTGCAAATGACCTTTTAACCGTTTATCTGCCCTACGGAACTCGCCTTTCAGCCGTGCTTCCAGAAAAGACCCTCAGCTTCCTGGGAGAAGAAACCCGTTCCCTGCTTGACCGACTTGACCCTGAGACCGGCCTGGTCTTTTTCTACGACCTGCACCGCATGATTTCCGAAGCCATAGTCCCTCCGGTCCCTGTTTCCTTTCCGGCCTGGCACCTTAAGGGCAGTTTTGAAACCGTCCCCCTTGAAGAAATCCTTAACATCGATTTCCGCATGCTCGTCCTTGTCCTGCACGCAGGCGAATCCTTCATAGGCTTTGCCCCGGATGCCCGGGCTTTTGATAAGGAAGAGTTCATCAAAAGCAGCGTTAAAGAAAAGCACAGCAAAGGAGGCTTTTCCCAGCGCCGTTTCGAACGCCTAAGAGAAGAGGATATTGCCCACCATATGGACAAGTTCTTTGAAACCCTGGATAACATCCTTGAGGAAAACTCTCCTATCAACTGCGTTATTCTGAACGGGGATGCCCAGCTCATAAAGGAAGCTCAGAGGCGTTTGCCTCTCAACCTGGAAATCATCGAAAAGCCGGCTGATATTAAAGTTGAGAAAACGGGGGGAGAGGAGATACTGAGGACGGTTTTAAGCTCAAGACGGTATCTGCTTTGA
- the coaBC gene encoding bifunctional phosphopantothenoylcysteine decarboxylase/phosphopantothenate--cysteine ligase CoaBC produces the protein MKESQKQEDRMKPDRKNPNVSGPEPENSGQNGPDEAKLRDWTDRQNPDRTKAEKIHPTLWIQGQKNSSLAGKTIALGVTGSIGAVRVVELARELIRNGAEVHAVMTEAARHILHPDALHYATGNPVITELGGRVEHVEFCGFKGRADLLLIAPATANTIGKIAYGIDDTTVTSFATTALGSDVPLMVVPAMHESMYRHPAVVENVAKLKGWGVSMVGPKFAEGIAKIASNEEIVLEVERALGNRSLENRKVLITGGSTAESLDPIRILTNRASGKTGRELALEVYRCGADVTLVHRDRLGLAGIKEVFAESAEEMTEAVLSELEKGYDALISSAAIADYTAEPSPEKIKSGGEFVLKLKPTRKLIKECREKHPDLVIIGFKAETGVGRDELLKRAAATLKGTKLDLIAANDVGKGGMGTEENELYLLGKGEPRHISGNKRKLAACILEELTGILNSRQEP, from the coding sequence TTGAAAGAGTCTCAGAAGCAGGAGGATCGGATGAAGCCTGACCGGAAAAATCCAAACGTTTCCGGACCGGAACCTGAGAATTCAGGTCAAAACGGGCCGGATGAAGCAAAGTTGAGAGATTGGACGGACAGGCAAAATCCTGACCGGACAAAGGCTGAAAAAATTCACCCTACCCTCTGGATCCAGGGACAGAAGAATTCTTCCCTTGCCGGAAAAACGATTGCCCTGGGTGTTACCGGGAGTATAGGAGCGGTCAGGGTAGTTGAACTTGCAAGGGAACTGATCAGGAACGGGGCAGAAGTCCATGCAGTCATGACCGAAGCTGCACGGCATATCCTGCACCCTGACGCCCTGCACTATGCTACCGGAAACCCGGTGATTACGGAACTCGGAGGCAGGGTGGAGCACGTGGAGTTTTGCGGGTTCAAGGGCAGGGCAGACCTCCTCCTTATAGCCCCGGCAACGGCGAACACCATCGGGAAAATAGCGTACGGAATAGATGATACCACGGTTACTTCTTTTGCAACAACAGCGCTTGGTTCCGATGTTCCTCTCATGGTCGTCCCCGCAATGCATGAATCCATGTACAGGCACCCGGCCGTGGTTGAAAATGTGGCAAAGTTGAAAGGCTGGGGGGTTTCCATGGTGGGCCCGAAGTTCGCAGAAGGCATTGCAAAAATTGCCTCAAACGAAGAAATCGTGCTTGAGGTCGAAAGGGCTCTTGGAAACCGGAGCCTGGAAAACCGGAAGGTGCTCATAACGGGCGGCTCCACTGCCGAAAGCCTTGACCCCATCCGTATCCTCACCAACCGGGCTTCCGGAAAGACAGGCAGGGAACTCGCCCTTGAAGTTTACCGCTGCGGAGCTGATGTGACCCTTGTGCACAGGGACAGGCTCGGGCTTGCAGGGATTAAAGAGGTCTTTGCCGAAAGCGCTGAGGAAATGACCGAAGCCGTGCTTTCGGAACTGGAAAAAGGATACGATGCCCTGATCAGTTCTGCGGCAATTGCGGATTATACGGCCGAACCTTCTCCTGAGAAGATCAAATCGGGAGGAGAATTTGTGCTTAAACTGAAACCCACTCGAAAACTGATAAAGGAGTGCAGGGAAAAACACCCTGACCTGGTGATCATAGGTTTTAAAGCCGAAACAGGAGTCGGGAGAGACGAACTCCTTAAAAGGGCAGCTGCAACCCTAAAAGGAACAAAACTCGATCTGATTGCAGCAAATGATGTAGGAAAAGGTGGAATGGGTACGGAAGAAAATGAGCTTTACCTGCTTGGAAAAGGCGAACCCAGGCATATAAGCGGAAACAAGCGCAAGCTTGCAGCCTGTATCCTTGAGGAGCTTACCGGAATTTTAAACTCACGACAGGAGCCCTGA
- a CDS encoding type I restriction endonuclease subunit R: protein MNIGKPERATQDRIISLFHNELGYRYLGNWIDREGNSNIEKGLLEAYLTKSGYTPTQIGVALYKLDIEANNHSRSLYSNNQAVYSLLRYGVPVKTEAGKVTDSVQLINWQEPEKNYFAIAEEVTLRGKRERRPDIVLYVNGIAIGVLELKNSRVSIEDGIRQSLSNQQPEFNEWFFSTVQFIFAGNDSEGLRYGAIGTQEKYFLKWKEDEEDDSRFKLDKYMLKMCNKNRLIELMHDFVLFDGGIKKLPRFHQYFAIKAAQEYVRQHRGGIIWHTQGSGKSIVMVLLAKWILENNPNARVVIVTDRDELDKQIKGIFNDAGEEIKRTTSGRELMSCLGQANPRLLCSLVHKFGRKGVDNFDAFIKDLESQPGKTVSEVFAFVDECHRTQSGKLHRAMKAIMPNAVFIGFTGTPLLKKDKQTSLEVFGGYIHTYKFSEAVEDKVVLDLVYEARDIDQRLGSEQKIDAWFEAKTRGLNDWQKDELKKHWGTMQKLLSSRSRMDRVVSDIIYDFGVQPRLSSERGNAILVASSIYEACKYFTLFRKTPFKGKCAVVTSYNPQAQDVTKEDTGANTETEKEFIYNTYTELLKDIETNPGMTKTETYEEEAKTLFTREPANMKLLIVVDKLLTGFDAPPCTYLYIDKSMKDHGLFQAICRTNRLDGEDKLFGYIVDYKDLFKNLVNDKGTGALQVYSSELDRSAGGVDPDVLMHDRLKKGRERLENSLEALALLCESVEPPKGELEYIHYFCGNTEIPTDLQEHETQRAALYKATASLVRSYANIADELEAAGYGSSDIARIKRLLEHYLNIREIIRKASGESLDLKAYEADMRHLIDTYIEAAEPRKVSSFEDMPLLEMIVKTGIDKAIVTQLGGLEGNSHAVAEIIENNVRSKIIKEHLNDPAYYEKMSALLDEIIAARKAKAIEYEEYLKRIADLVKQVEAGHEDDILEVLKTSPALRALYNNLQSDGRYSEDLAKESGEYVVPGDQVLDLALKIDETVKEVRSDDWRGVEPRERAIKQALYDILHDIAEVERIFIIIKAQKEY, encoded by the coding sequence ATGAACATTGGAAAACCCGAACGTGCCACCCAGGACCGAATAATCTCTCTTTTTCATAACGAGCTTGGCTACCGCTACCTCGGGAACTGGATTGACCGTGAAGGAAACAGCAACATAGAAAAAGGACTGCTCGAAGCCTACCTGACAAAAAGCGGCTACACCCCAACCCAGATAGGCGTTGCTCTCTACAAGCTGGACATCGAAGCAAACAACCACAGCCGCAGCCTCTACAGCAACAACCAGGCAGTCTATAGCCTGCTGCGCTACGGTGTCCCCGTGAAAACTGAGGCAGGCAAGGTCACGGATAGCGTCCAGCTCATAAACTGGCAGGAACCGGAGAAAAACTATTTTGCAATTGCCGAGGAAGTTACCCTCAGGGGAAAAAGAGAACGCCGTCCCGACATCGTGCTCTATGTAAACGGTATCGCAATCGGCGTGCTTGAACTGAAAAACAGCCGGGTAAGCATAGAGGACGGCATCCGCCAGAGCCTGTCCAACCAGCAGCCTGAGTTTAACGAATGGTTCTTCAGCACCGTACAGTTCATTTTTGCAGGCAATGATTCCGAAGGCTTGAGGTATGGCGCTATCGGCACGCAGGAGAAGTATTTCCTCAAGTGGAAAGAAGACGAAGAGGATGACAGCCGCTTCAAGCTCGATAAATACATGCTCAAGATGTGCAACAAAAACCGGCTCATCGAGCTGATGCACGACTTCGTGCTCTTTGACGGCGGCATAAAAAAGCTCCCCCGTTTTCACCAGTATTTCGCAATCAAAGCAGCACAGGAATATGTCCGGCAGCACAGGGGAGGGATCATCTGGCACACCCAGGGGAGTGGCAAAAGCATTGTCATGGTGCTGCTTGCCAAATGGATTCTGGAAAACAACCCCAACGCCCGCGTGGTTATCGTCACCGACCGCGACGAGCTGGATAAACAGATCAAAGGCATATTCAATGATGCGGGAGAGGAGATCAAACGCACCACCAGCGGCAGAGAACTGATGAGCTGTCTCGGACAGGCGAACCCTCGCCTCCTTTGTTCCCTTGTCCATAAATTCGGGCGCAAGGGAGTTGACAATTTTGATGCTTTCATAAAGGATCTGGAATCCCAGCCCGGAAAAACCGTGAGCGAGGTTTTTGCCTTCGTGGATGAGTGCCACCGCACCCAGAGCGGGAAATTACACCGGGCTATGAAGGCAATAATGCCGAATGCGGTCTTTATCGGTTTTACCGGCACGCCACTGCTCAAGAAAGATAAACAGACCAGCCTGGAAGTCTTTGGCGGATATATCCACACCTACAAATTCAGCGAAGCGGTGGAGGATAAAGTTGTCCTTGACCTCGTCTATGAAGCACGGGACATCGACCAGCGTCTTGGTTCCGAGCAAAAAATCGATGCCTGGTTTGAGGCAAAGACCAGAGGGCTCAACGACTGGCAGAAGGACGAACTTAAGAAACACTGGGGCACCATGCAGAAATTGCTCAGTTCACGTTCTCGCATGGACCGGGTGGTAAGCGATATCATCTACGACTTCGGCGTACAGCCCCGCCTGTCCAGCGAACGCGGGAATGCCATTCTTGTAGCATCAAGCATCTACGAAGCCTGCAAGTACTTCACCCTCTTCCGGAAGACACCTTTCAAAGGCAAATGTGCCGTGGTAACCTCTTACAACCCGCAGGCTCAGGACGTGACAAAAGAGGATACTGGCGCAAATACCGAAACTGAAAAAGAGTTCATCTACAACACCTACACGGAGTTGCTCAAAGATATCGAAACCAATCCGGGAATGACAAAGACCGAGACCTACGAAGAGGAAGCAAAGACCCTTTTCACCAGAGAGCCGGCTAACATGAAGCTACTGATCGTTGTGGACAAGCTACTTACCGGTTTTGATGCCCCTCCCTGTACCTATCTCTACATTGACAAATCAATGAAGGATCACGGTCTGTTCCAGGCTATCTGCCGTACTAACCGGCTGGACGGAGAGGACAAACTTTTCGGTTATATTGTAGACTACAAAGACCTGTTCAAAAACCTGGTCAATGACAAAGGAACCGGAGCACTTCAGGTCTACTCTTCCGAACTTGACCGCAGCGCAGGCGGTGTCGATCCGGATGTTTTGATGCATGACCGCCTGAAAAAAGGTAGGGAACGCCTTGAGAATTCCCTGGAGGCTCTTGCCCTGCTCTGCGAATCTGTCGAGCCGCCTAAAGGCGAACTTGAGTACATCCACTACTTCTGCGGCAATACTGAAATCCCAACCGACCTCCAGGAACACGAAACACAACGTGCTGCCCTCTACAAGGCTACTGCTTCGCTGGTCCGCTCTTATGCCAACATTGCCGACGAACTGGAAGCCGCAGGATACGGCAGTTCAGACATCGCTCGCATAAAGCGGCTGCTGGAACATTACCTCAATATCCGCGAAATCATCCGTAAGGCAAGTGGGGAAAGCCTGGACCTGAAAGCTTACGAAGCGGACATGCGCCATCTCATCGACACCTACATAGAGGCAGCCGAGCCCAGAAAAGTCTCCTCCTTTGAAGATATGCCTCTGCTCGAAATGATAGTAAAAACAGGCATTGACAAAGCTATCGTAACCCAGCTCGGCGGATTGGAAGGAAACAGTCACGCTGTCGCAGAGATTATCGAGAACAACGTCCGAAGCAAAATAATCAAAGAACACCTGAACGACCCGGCCTACTATGAGAAAATGTCTGCTCTGCTGGATGAGATTATAGCCGCCAGGAAGGCTAAAGCCATCGAGTATGAAGAATATTTAAAACGGATTGCTGACCTGGTAAAGCAGGTGGAAGCAGGCCATGAAGACGATATCCTTGAGGTGCTTAAGACAAGCCCCGCGCTGAGGGCGCTCTACAACAACCTGCAAAGCGACGGAAGATATTCCGAGGATCTGGCAAAAGAGAGCGGAGAATACGTAGTCCCCGGAGATCAGGTGCTTGACCTGGCCCTGAAGATCGACGAAACGGTAAAGGAAGTGCGGTCCGATGACTGGCGCGGCGTTGAGCCTCGCGAGCGGGCGATCAAGCAAGCCCTGTACGACATCCTGCATGACATCGCCGAGGTAGAGCGTATCTTCATCATTATCAAGGCACAAAAGGAATACTGA
- a CDS encoding 23S rRNA (uridine(2552)-2'-O)-methyltransferase, with product MARDRRDYYYHQAKEEGYRSRASFKLKQINEKHNVIKRGDSVVDLGAAPGGWLQVAKQLSGGKVLGVDLQRIAPIEGVETIMGDINADSTIKKIIRAVGEKGADVVLCDAAPNLSGNWSYDHARSIELTTSALECAKKILKPKGNFVVKVFQGDMFNDYLKKVRDNFVHVKAYSPQASRSQSAEIYIIGKKFLTAPLRRGDKFVVDIEKLGSSGDGAVLIEGFVVFVKEVEVGEKVRIKIADVKPNFAFADVEERLEKAEAPEKAEASEKAVAPEKAEAPGNFGNSEKNE from the coding sequence ATGGCAAGAGATAGAAGAGATTATTATTATCATCAGGCAAAAGAGGAAGGATACCGGTCCAGGGCTTCCTTCAAGCTCAAGCAGATTAATGAGAAGCATAATGTTATCAAGCGGGGAGACTCGGTTGTTGATTTAGGTGCGGCTCCGGGGGGGTGGCTTCAGGTTGCAAAACAGCTTTCCGGAGGGAAGGTCCTGGGTGTGGACCTGCAGCGGATAGCTCCTATCGAAGGAGTCGAGACCATAATGGGTGACATAAACGCTGACTCGACTATCAAGAAGATAATCAGGGCTGTCGGGGAAAAAGGAGCGGATGTTGTGCTCTGTGATGCAGCCCCGAACCTTTCAGGAAACTGGTCTTACGACCATGCGCGGTCAATCGAACTTACTACCTCAGCCCTTGAGTGCGCAAAAAAGATCCTCAAGCCAAAAGGCAACTTTGTGGTCAAGGTCTTTCAGGGCGACATGTTCAACGATTACCTCAAAAAAGTCAGGGACAATTTTGTCCACGTCAAGGCTTATTCCCCTCAGGCTTCAAGGTCGCAGAGTGCGGAGATCTACATTATCGGAAAAAAGTTCCTCACGGCTCCTCTCAGGAGAGGCGACAAATTCGTTGTTGATATCGAAAAGCTCGGCTCAAGCGGAGACGGGGCTGTTCTCATTGAAGGGTTTGTTGTCTTCGTAAAGGAAGTTGAAGTCGGAGAAAAAGTCCGCATCAAAATAGCAGATGTCAAACCTAACTTTGCTTTTGCCGATGTCGAAGAAAGGCTTGAAAAGGCTGAGGCTCCTGAAAAAGCTGAGGCCTCTGAAAAGGCTGTAGCTCCTGAAAAGGCTGAGGCTCCTGGAAACTTCGGGAATTCCGAGAAAAACGAGTAA
- a CDS encoding histidinol phosphate phosphatase domain-containing protein — protein sequence MIDLHTHTIFSDGELLPSELVRRAVIHGYEAIAITDHADYTNLEQLLDAAKKAKYLEEEWDIRVLTGVELTHVPPRKIAPMAKKAKELGAEIVVVHGETIYEPVAPGTNAASAACEYVDILAHPGLISEEDVRTAADNNVLLEITTRNGHNRTNGHVARLALEFGATLVVNTDTHAPEDLITDETALKIAMGAGLTESGAKDAFEASKKKAAEIV from the coding sequence TTGATTGATCTTCATACTCACACGATTTTCAGCGACGGGGAACTGCTCCCCAGTGAACTTGTCCGGCGGGCCGTTATTCACGGCTACGAGGCCATTGCAATTACCGACCACGCAGACTATACGAACCTCGAACAGCTTCTTGATGCTGCAAAGAAAGCAAAGTACCTGGAGGAAGAGTGGGATATCCGCGTCCTGACAGGAGTCGAGCTGACGCACGTCCCTCCGAGAAAGATTGCTCCCATGGCAAAGAAAGCAAAAGAGCTGGGCGCAGAAATCGTGGTCGTACACGGGGAAACAATCTACGAACCGGTTGCCCCCGGGACAAATGCAGCATCAGCTGCCTGTGAATATGTTGATATCCTTGCCCACCCGGGCCTTATCTCCGAAGAAGATGTCCGGACTGCGGCAGATAACAACGTTCTCCTTGAAATTACCACTAGAAACGGGCACAACAGGACTAATGGCCACGTTGCAAGGCTTGCCCTCGAATTCGGAGCAACGCTTGTGGTGAACACGGATACCCATGCCCCTGAGGACCTGATCACCGATGAGACCGCCCTTAAAATTGCAATGGGAGCCGGGCTTACCGAGTCCGGGGCAAAAGACGCGTTTGAAGCGTCTAAAAAGAAGGCAGCGGAGATAGTCTGA